The Tenacibaculum jejuense genome includes a window with the following:
- the ybeY gene encoding rRNA maturation RNase YbeY translates to MIAFNYETDFELTDEKRTSEWIIKCIEKENHELGEVNYIFCDDTYLHKINVEFLQHDTFTDIISFDYSLGKLVSGDIFISIERVKENASNFKVSFQEELHRVIIHGILHYMGFKDKTDSEKQIMRDKENTCLKVLNL, encoded by the coding sequence ATGATAGCTTTTAACTACGAAACCGACTTTGAACTTACGGATGAAAAGAGAACATCTGAATGGATTATTAAATGTATAGAAAAAGAAAATCACGAATTAGGAGAGGTAAATTACATCTTTTGTGATGATACTTATTTACATAAAATAAACGTAGAATTTCTACAACATGATACATTTACAGATATTATTAGTTTCGATTATTCTTTAGGTAAACTTGTAAGTGGAGATATATTTATTTCTATAGAAAGAGTAAAAGAAAATGCTTCTAATTTTAAAGTTTCCTTTCAAGAAGAATTACACCGAGTCATTATTCATGGAATACTTCACTATATGGGTTTTAAAGATAAAACAGATAGTGAAAAACAAATCATGAGAGACAAAGAAAATACTTGTTTAAAAGTCTTAAATTTGTAG
- the mnmG gene encoding tRNA uridine-5-carboxymethylaminomethyl(34) synthesis enzyme MnmG: MSLFTTTYDVIVVGGGHAGSEAAAASANMGAHTLLITMNLQNIAQMSCNPAMGGIAKGQIVREIDALGGYSGIVTDKTAIQFKMLNKSKGPAMWSPRAQSDRMQFAECWRNMLEQTENLDFYQDSVNGLIFDENKIIGVKTNLGLEIKAKTVIVTAGTFLNGLIHIGEKTFGGGRAGEGASTGITEDLVAKGFESGRMKTGTPPRVDGRSLDYSKMTEQPGDDNPEKFSYLPITSVLKEQRSCYLTYTNQTTHDLLREGFDRSPMFNGRIKSTGPRYCPSVEDKINRFADKERHQVFVEPEGWNTVEIYVNGFSTSLPEDIQDKAIRSIPGFENVKFFRYGYAIEYDYFPPTQLTHSLETKLIENLFFAGQINGTTGYEEAAAQGLMAGVNAALKTQNKAPFILKRSEAYIGVLIDDLITKGTEEPYRMFTSRAEYRTLLRQDNADLRLTKKSFKLGLASEERLERVTNKEKKTEETIEFLKKLSVTKEDINPILEKKNLAAINQSMKLYKIAARPQLNFNDFLSIEKLNNFIEENSIDKEIIEQVEIHLKYSGYIEKEKSNADKLNRLENVPIPSSFDYTKVKSLSYEAREKLLKIKPTSISQASRISGVSPSDVSVLLVYMGR, encoded by the coding sequence ATGAGTTTATTCACAACAACATACGATGTTATTGTAGTAGGAGGAGGACATGCTGGTAGTGAAGCTGCAGCGGCAAGTGCAAACATGGGAGCACACACTCTTCTAATTACGATGAATTTACAAAACATTGCTCAAATGAGCTGTAATCCTGCTATGGGTGGAATAGCAAAAGGACAAATAGTTAGAGAGATTGATGCGTTAGGGGGTTATAGCGGAATTGTTACAGATAAAACTGCTATACAATTTAAAATGCTTAACAAATCCAAAGGACCTGCAATGTGGAGCCCAAGAGCTCAGTCTGACAGAATGCAGTTTGCGGAATGTTGGAGAAATATGCTTGAACAAACTGAAAATTTAGACTTTTATCAGGATTCTGTGAATGGTTTAATCTTCGATGAAAACAAAATAATTGGAGTAAAAACAAATCTTGGTTTAGAAATAAAAGCCAAAACTGTTATTGTAACAGCAGGTACATTTTTGAATGGTTTAATTCATATTGGAGAAAAAACATTTGGTGGTGGTAGAGCAGGAGAAGGAGCTTCAACCGGAATAACAGAAGACTTAGTAGCTAAAGGTTTTGAATCTGGAAGAATGAAAACAGGAACACCACCAAGAGTAGATGGACGTTCTTTAGACTATTCTAAAATGACCGAACAACCTGGTGATGATAATCCTGAAAAGTTCTCTTATTTACCAATTACATCTGTTTTGAAAGAACAGAGATCTTGTTATTTAACTTATACAAATCAAACAACTCATGATTTACTTAGAGAAGGGTTTGATAGATCTCCAATGTTTAATGGAAGAATTAAATCAACCGGACCTAGATATTGCCCGTCTGTAGAAGATAAAATAAATCGTTTTGCTGATAAGGAAAGACATCAAGTTTTTGTAGAACCAGAAGGATGGAATACTGTGGAAATATATGTAAATGGATTCTCTACATCTTTACCAGAAGACATTCAGGATAAAGCAATACGTTCTATTCCTGGATTTGAAAATGTGAAATTTTTCAGATATGGATACGCAATAGAATACGACTATTTTCCACCAACACAATTAACACATTCACTTGAAACAAAACTTATTGAAAACTTATTTTTTGCAGGACAAATTAATGGTACTACTGGATATGAAGAAGCAGCTGCACAAGGATTAATGGCAGGTGTAAATGCAGCCTTAAAAACACAAAATAAAGCACCTTTTATTTTAAAAAGGAGTGAAGCATACATAGGAGTTTTAATTGATGATTTGATCACAAAAGGAACTGAAGAACCGTATAGAATGTTTACTTCTCGTGCTGAATATAGAACTCTACTTCGTCAAGATAATGCTGATTTAAGATTAACTAAAAAATCTTTCAAACTTGGTTTAGCTTCAGAAGAAAGATTAGAAAGAGTTACTAACAAAGAAAAGAAAACAGAAGAAACTATAGAATTCTTAAAAAAGCTAAGTGTAACAAAAGAAGATATAAATCCTATACTTGAGAAGAAAAATCTAGCAGCTATAAATCAATCTATGAAACTATATAAAATAGCAGCCAGACCTCAACTTAATTTCAATGACTTTTTATCTATAGAGAAATTAAATAATTTCATAGAAGAAAACTCAATAGATAAAGAAATCATTGAACAAGTTGAAATTCATTTAAAGTATTCTGGTTATATCGAAAAAGAGAAGAGCAACGCTGATAAATTAAACAGATTAGAAAACGTTCCAATCCCTTCAAGTTTTGATTACACTAAAGTAAAATCATTATCATACGAAGCAAGAGAAAAACTTCTAAAAATAAAACCAACTAGTATTTCACAAGCAAGTCGAATTAGTGGAGTTTCTCCAAGTGATGTCTCCGTATTATTAGTTTATATGGGTAGATAA